The Myxococcota bacterium sequence CGTGGACACGGCCGGCAAGGTGGACCGCTTCCGCCGCCGCTACGAGAAGAAGGGCTGAATCCCCTTCGGCTCACCCCTCACCCCCCGGGTCCCTCGTGGCTAAGCTCACTGGTCCGGGGATCTCCATGTTCGAGCGGATCGCTGAAATCGAGGCGCGCTACCAGGAGCTCGAGGACCGCCTCGGTGAGCCTTCGCTCGCCCGCGATCCGGCGAAGCTGCGCGAGCTGACTCAGGAGCTCGCGGGCCTGCGCGAGCTGGTCAGCACCTACCGCGACTGGAAGCGAGTCAGCGCGGAGCTCGCCGAGAACGAGCAGCTCGCCAGCGACAACGACGCCGACATCCGCGAGCTGGCGAAGCACGAGCTGCCCGAGCTGCGCGCGCGCCGCGACCAGCTCGAGGTCTCGTTGCGCAAGCTCCTCCAGCCACGCGACCCGCGTGACCAGAAGAGCGTGGTCATGGAGATCCGCCCCGGCACGGGCGGCGACGAGGCCGCGCTGTTCGCGGCCGACTTGTTCCGCATGTACACGCGCTACGCGCAGGGCCGGAAGTGGGCGGTCGAGCTCCTGTCACTCACCGAGACCGACGGCGGCGGCGCGAAGGAGGTCGTGGCCAACTTCACCGGCGCAGGGATCTACGGGCGCCTCAAGTACGAGTCCGGGGTCCACCGCGTGCAGCGCGTGCCGGTGACTGAATCACAGGGCCGCATCCACACGTCCACTGCCACGGTGGCGGTGCTTCCCGAGGCCGACGTGGCGGACATCGAGGTCGACGAGAAGGACCTGCGCATCGACCGCTTCCGCTCCAGCGGGCCCGGCGGCCAGAGCGTGAACACCACGGACTCGGCGATCCGCATCACACACATTCCGACCGGGCTCGTCGTTCAGTCCCAGGACGAGAAGTCCCAGCACAAGAACAAGGCGAAGGCGTTGAAAGTCCTGCGCGCGCGGCTGCTCGACCTGGAGCAGACCCGGCTCGACGCCGAGCGCGCCGCCGAGCGCAAGGGCCAGATCGGCAGCGGCGACCGCAGCGAGCGCATCCGCACCTACAACTTCCCGCAGAACCGCGTCACCGATCACCGCGCAGGAGTCACTCTGCACCAGCTCGACCGCGTGATGGAGGGCGAGATCGACGAGCTGATCGACGCCGTCGCCACCCACCTCGAGGCCGAAGCGCTGCGGCAGCAGGAGAGCCTGGCGTGAGCGCGGACTGGACGCTCATGGAGTTCCTGCGCTGGACGGCGGACTTCTTCAAGCAGCACGGCGTGCCGCAGGCGCGGCTCGACGCCGAGGTGCTCTTGGCGCACGTGCTGGGCTGCTCGCGCATGGACCTGTATCTCGCGTTCGACAAGCCGCTGGGCGAGGCGGACCGGGCGCGCTACCGGGAGCTCGTGCGCCGGCGCGCCAAGGAGCGCGTGCCCGTGGCCTATCTCACCGGGCAGCGCGAGTTCTGGTCTCTGCCGTTCCGGGTCACTCCGGACGCGCTGATCCCGCGCCCCGAGACCGAGACCCTGGTGCGCGTCGCGGCCGACCTGAAGCCCGCGCGCGCGCTCGAGATCGGCGTGGGCTCGGGCTGCATCGCGGCTGCGCTCGCGCGCGAGCTGCCGTCGGTCGAGATCGTTGCGTGCGACGTGTCGCTCGCGGCGCTCGCGCTGGCCCGCGAGAACCTCGCGGCGCTGGGGGTGCTCGAGCGCGTGACCCTGATCGAGGCCAGCCAGCTCGGCGCCGTCGCCGGCGGCTTCGATCTCGTGCTCTCGAACCCGCCCTACGTCGCGAGCGGGGAGCTCGCCGGGCTCGCGCCCGAGCTCCATCACGAGCCGCGCGTGGCCCTGGACGGCGGACCGGACGGGCTCGACGTCATTCGCCAGCTCTGCGCAGAGGCGCCCGCGCGCCTGGCCCGGCCGGGCGCGATCGCCTTCGAAGTGGGCGCGGGCCAGGCGCCCGCCGTCGCCGAGCTTCTGCGCGCGACCGGCGCTGCCGAAGTGGAGTCGTTCCTGGACCTGGCCGGCATCGCGCGCGTGGTGCTGGGCCGCTATGCGGAGACCGTCTGAATGGATCAGTTCCGGATCGAAGGAGGCGTGCCGCTCAAGGGCGCGATCGGGGCGAGCGGCTCGAAGAACTCGGTACTCGCGCTCATGGCCGCGGCGCTGCTCAGCGACCGCCCGGTGACCCTCTCGAACACGCCGCACGTGCGCGACCTCGACACCATGCTGAAGATCCTCGACGGCCTGGGCGTGCGGGGCGGCTGGGAGTCGGCCGACACGCTGCGCATCGAGGGCGGCGAGCCGACGCAGATCGAAGCGCCCTACGACCTGGTGCGCACCATGCGCGCCTCGTTCATGGTGCTGGGGCCGCTGCTGGCGCGCTGCGGACACGCGCGCGTGTCACTGCCGGGCGGCTGCGCGATCGGCGCGCGGCCGGTCGACCAGCACTTGAAGGGCATGGCGGCGCTGGGTGCGAAGATCGAGCTCGAAGGCGGCTACGTCGAGGCGCGCGCCAGCCGGCTGCGCGGCGCGCGGGTCACTTTCGACGTGCGCACGGTGAACGGCACGCAGAACGTGCTCATGGCCGCCTGTCTCGCCGATGGCGTGTCCGAGATCGAGAACGCCGCGTGCGAGCCCGAGGTGCAGGAGCTGATCACCGTGCTGCGCGCCATGGGCGCG is a genomic window containing:
- the prfA gene encoding peptide chain release factor 1 is translated as MFERIAEIEARYQELEDRLGEPSLARDPAKLRELTQELAGLRELVSTYRDWKRVSAELAENEQLASDNDADIRELAKHELPELRARRDQLEVSLRKLLQPRDPRDQKSVVMEIRPGTGGDEAALFAADLFRMYTRYAQGRKWAVELLSLTETDGGGAKEVVANFTGAGIYGRLKYESGVHRVQRVPVTESQGRIHTSTATVAVLPEADVADIEVDEKDLRIDRFRSSGPGGQSVNTTDSAIRITHIPTGLVVQSQDEKSQHKNKAKALKVLRARLLDLEQTRLDAERAAERKGQIGSGDRSERIRTYNFPQNRVTDHRAGVTLHQLDRVMEGEIDELIDAVATHLEAEALRQQESLA
- the prmC gene encoding peptide chain release factor N(5)-glutamine methyltransferase is translated as MSADWTLMEFLRWTADFFKQHGVPQARLDAEVLLAHVLGCSRMDLYLAFDKPLGEADRARYRELVRRRAKERVPVAYLTGQREFWSLPFRVTPDALIPRPETETLVRVAADLKPARALEIGVGSGCIAAALARELPSVEIVACDVSLAALALARENLAALGVLERVTLIEASQLGAVAGGFDLVLSNPPYVASGELAGLAPELHHEPRVALDGGPDGLDVIRQLCAEAPARLARPGAIAFEVGAGQAPAVAELLRATGAAEVESFLDLAGIARVVLGRYAETV